In the genome of Stomoxys calcitrans chromosome 4, idStoCalc2.1, whole genome shotgun sequence, the window aactcgacaaatgcgatccatggtggagggtatataagattcggcccggccgaacttagcacgcttttacttgttatatataagatgtgacCATTGATTTTGCCTTGTCAAAAATGAACTTTTGGCTgcacaaaataacaaaattcgaACTtagcaaataataaaaaatcaattccCCTCAAAGCAATAATCAACGttatttagatttttattaaaCCTCAGATATCAAGTTCGCAAGTTTCAGCCACACAAATCAAATAagcttcatttaaaaatttacagTTAACATGGTTGTGCGACATTTGCACAAGTGGTACTCAAAGACTGGAATCCCACAGCGATTTCAATAATTTCTGGCAAGATAATACCAACCGAAGTTATGGAGTCACCTTTATGGTTTGCCACTTTCTGTATGGCATTGCCAATAATGACGGGCACCGTTGCAAGGTGCTCTGGATTGGGATTGGCAGTTAAACATTCGAAGGTGGAACCCAATGTTATCAAAGCTTTACCCAATGCTGCCATGGTGGCTGCCTGAGGGGGAGGATCCGATTCGGGACAATAATTTGCAGCATTACTACATGCAGGATCCACAACTTTTGCGGCAGCCGAAGTGTCATGGACAAGAATTTTTAGCAAGGTGCCAAATTTCTCTTCTGTCAAAGGTCCATCCACACTGGTCTTAATGCCGTTCACAGTGGTGTCATAAACTTTGTAAGCCTTCGAGAGAATTTCAGCATCATTTCCATGTACACTATGGCATAGAGCGGTTTTTCCCAACACATTTATATCCTTGGCTACTTGGCTTAAAAACTCCAGCTGATTTGGAGCATCAGCTTTGGTCATGTGAAGACATGATAGCAGGAGTAGAACTAAGGGAATAGAaacgtgtttttattttattttttattttaaattttatctcaaatacctgcGGATGCTGTGCGCAAATACATCTGACTGACCATCTTGTATGGCTAGTAGTTAATCTTAATGCGAGAAACGATGATCTTGCACTATATAAAATCAAAGCTTTCGGTTTCATAACCCATACAACTTGTTTTGCTGGTATGTTGATAAGAAATTTTAAAGatatgaaatttgaatttattcaatgaagaagtaaaaaaaaaacaattatacaAACATTGAAGCTACATTTGCGTCACTAATAGCTTCAAGTATTGCAATTtggcaaaatacttttattgaaTAATTGGGATTTTTAAATTACACTTTGTTTGTTAGTATGTCCGTGGTTTCAGACTCCAGTAAAATTTGGCTTTTTCATAATTTGATATCCGATGGGACATTCCTTCATCCCGGACATTCCTTCATCGCTTAATTTTCAAGAACGCCATATGTCAGATATGGTAGCACCGAATTAAACGAAATTTAGAAACAAGAATTTGTTAAATAACTTTTTTGCCAAACAGCCTGGTAAAAGAATatattctgtttgagggtgggatggacccCAGGGATTTTgttccgaaaatgagtatcaatttcccgaaaatcaatcaatttaaacatgaaatagcttttatatataaaaaaggtCTTTTCAGGTGGGGCAGGCACATGGCACTtaaattggatacaaaattcgttttttttctctcaagcacctttcgtttgagctccatattgtcgtgattggtctatatacccatttgagTTTTGGACCGCCCCCGAGTCACCAGACCCCAACATTAGAACCCATGTTTTCTTGACTGTGAgagtgtaaacaaaatttcgaacgaatcgcattaccaatctccgagatcaggtggttttgaaaattagggtaatgagaagtactttttgagggagggatggcactcagacatttcgaattaaatatggatatcaaattcgagctgcactcccaaatccatttaatgtgagccccatattgccatggtcagtaaatatgaaatgtatggagggtgttttggggcgggGGCGACCAACGACACTTTTCCCTGAGAATATATATagaattcgttctttactcccaaataccgttgatttgagctccatatggccataatcggaaatgaagttcaattaAGAGTGCGCTTAAGGGCGTGCCTCCAAAActttatatcaagttcgttttctagtctcccatattgtcctaatgggtcaatcaacctatttgacttaggAAAGAGAAGCGCCACCTAAacatgaacacaaattttaatgccatatttgtaatctactccaaaataaCTTCCATTTGGGGAAACTTGGGGGTGGGGCaaccttccattacttggacctaattttttatgccatatatgTAATCTCCTGTCGAATACTGTTCacttgaggcccatattgacatgaacgtcgagtatatctgtttagaggagtttttgggttgggctgggtacttggacccaaagtttaatactatattcatttgatacccatattgtgccatcgatccacttttgattttggatatcgttgttggggttggggggaggcccctatctgatatctaaaaattataaaccctaagtttccttccagacaaacttacacaatctgtgaaaattttaagaaaatcggttcagccgttttcgattCTACGTAAGAAACAAacaaccgagtcccatatagtcatgatggttTATATacccatttaaggcgtttttggggggtagggttaccccctatatttcgatctgattttgtatggcatATTCGTagactactcccgaatacctttcatttgaggcccatattgacatgaacgcctaatatgtctgtttgggggaattttgtggttcgggcggcccgatgggtacttagacccaaattttaataccatattcgtattctattttccaatacctttcatttgatacccgatcggtccacttttgattttgggttaagggggagggcccgccccctttcgaaatcaacaaattaaaaaacctatttcttttttttctaaccATATTCGCAATCGAGTCCAGAAttccctttatttgagtcccatattgtcatgctcgacATTTAagcttattttaaattttattatgaaattcgtactctactcttcaatacctttcatttgaatcccatattgtcccgatcggtgcacttttatttttgggtag includes:
- the LOC106082884 gene encoding uncharacterized protein LOC106082884, with product MVSQMYLRTASAVLLLLSCLHMTKADAPNQLEFLSQVAKDINVLGKTALCHSVHGNDAEILSKAYKVYDTTVNGIKTSVDGPLTEEKFGTLLKILVHDTSAAAKVVDPACSNAANYCPESDPPPQAATMAALGKALITLGSTFECLTANPNPEHLATVPVIIGNAIQKVANHKGDSITSVGIILPEIIEIAVGFQSLSTTCANVAQPC